In Mytilus trossulus isolate FHL-02 chromosome 6, PNRI_Mtr1.1.1.hap1, whole genome shotgun sequence, a single window of DNA contains:
- the LOC134721761 gene encoding monocarboxylate transporter 12-like: MKSTDVDRGYSWVVLIFCGMIYLVIAGGVKSFGVLYTELLEYYEAGAGNTAWISSVCLLLFMGLGPFSNFLGEKYTYRLIMCIGSVLVLIGYTASAFVPSMDMLFLTYGVVAGTGYGLIFAPCTTIISFYFKKRRSLANGLMVSFSGFGSLLFPYMYRFLIDKYGLHGALLIIGAVFFNTCAASLLLRQPPQLLKKKQKTEEEISLATPENIDTPEKTPSGCFNEAKKRIFKLDLFYNPKYTILFCAILFQTANFAGNLVALPGHIQSLGLGKQTIALSVSLLGGSEIIARAFLGWFADLNIMTRTHLFMVCSFVSTIIAFCIPHLPYKEAVLCYAVLMGVFSGSFWSLMGVLMVDCVGLDNFSPAFGLLSMASAFSILISQPIIGWLKDATGSWDMSFRFTGLLSALSFLFCLTGPMIERFWCCHQDTGTIIIDDIIQVEEVNGKVEESVLLKERS; this comes from the exons ATGAAGAGCACGGATGTTGACCGGGGATACTCATGGGTTGTTTTAATAT TTTGTGGTATGATATACCTAGTCATCGCTGGAGGTGTGAAATCGTTTGGTGTTTTATACACGGAGTTGTTAGAGTACTATGAAGCTGGCGCCGGTAACACAGCATGGATATCAAGTGTTTGCTTATTGCTTTTCATGGGATTAG GACCATTTTCCAACTTCCTTGGAGAAAAATACACATATCGGTTAATAATGTGTATAGGAAGTGTGCTGGTTTTAATTGGCTATACAGCAAGTGCTTTTGTTCCAAGTATGGACATGTTGTTCTTGACTTATGGAGTTGTTGCAG gTACTGGTTACGGGTTGATATTTGCTCCTTGTACTACCATCATaagtttttactttaaaaagagACGGAGTTTAGCCAATGGACTGATGGTGTCTTTTAGTGGTTTTGGAAGTCTTTTATTTCCGTATATGTATAGATTTTTGATTGATAAATATGGACTTCATGGTGCCTTGCTTATTATTGGAGCAGTTTTTTTCAATACATGCGCTGCAAGTTTATTATTACGACAACCACCTCAGTtattgaaaaagaaacaaaaaacagaGGAAGAAATATCTTTAGCTACTCCCGAGAACATTGACACACCAGAAAAAACACCATCTGGATGTTTTAATGAGGCCAAAAAAAGAATCTTCAAATTGGATCTGTTTTACAATCctaaatatacaattttgttctgtgctattttatttcaaacggCCAATTTTGCCGGAAACTTAGTAGCACTACCTGGACATATACAATCTTTAGGACTTGGAAAACAAACCATAGCATTATCTGTGTCCTTATTGGGTGGATCTGAAATCATAGCTAGGGCTTTTTTAGGATGGTTTGCTGACTTAAACATTATGACTCGTACTCATTTATTTATGGTGTGTTCGTTTGTTAGTACAATCATTGCTTTTTGTATACCGCATTTGCCATACAAAGAAGCAGTGTTGTGTTATGCCGTACTTATGGGTGTCTTCTCTGGATCTTTTTGGAGCTTGATGGGTGTCCTGATGGTTGATTGTGTAGGGCTTGATAATTTTTCTCCTGCATTCGGACTTTTGTCAATGGCAAGTGCTTTTTCAATCTTGATCAGTCAACCTATTATAG GTTGGTTGAAAGATGCTACAGGGAGCTGGGACATGTCATTCCGTTTTACTGGCTTGCTAAGCGCTCTATCCTTCTTGTTTTGTTTGACTGGTCCAATGATTGAACGTTTTTGGTGCTGTCATCAAGACACTGGGACTATTATTATTGATGATATTATACAAGTAGAGGAAGTAAATGGAAAAGTTGAAGAAAGTGTCCTCCTTAAAGAGCGATCATAA
- the LOC134723713 gene encoding protein preY, mitochondrial-like, translating to MSTNIRHLLSRLGKVFTHNRIGLQSKFSTKSCLLNGHREATSTTQFDESMLEFVVCPLSKTQLRYDKENNELVCDEIQVAYPIINGIPNLIPQDARKLK from the exons ATGTCAACAAACATAAGACATCTTTTATCAAGATTAG GAAAAGTCTTCACACACAACAGAATTGGTCTTCAATCAAAATTTTCCACAAAATCATGTCTATTAAATGGTCACAGAGAGGCAACTTCAACTACACAATTTGATGAATCCATGCTAGAGTTTGTTGTGTGTCCATTATCAAAAACTCAATTAAG GTATGACAAAGAAAATAATGAGCTGGTTTGTGATGAGATTCAAGTAGCATATCCTATTATTAATGGTATACCAAATCTGATACCTCAAGATGCCAGAAAGTTAAAATAG